The following is a genomic window from Petrotoga sp. 9PWA.NaAc.5.4.
TCTTTAAGTGACAATTCATACTTTCCATCTTTTGTTTTACCGATAACTTTACCTTCAACTTCCTGTCCCACTTCAAGAAATTCACTTATTTCTTTAACATATTTTTTAGATATTTTTGAAATATGCACAAAACCTTCTTCTTTATTTTCTAATTCAAGATAAGCTCCAAACTTTTTAATGTCAACTACTTTACCTTTAACGAAATCTCCCACAGATATACTTTCATTAACCACAGTTTATACCTCGCCCGTTTTTTTTTATTACGAAAACCTTGTTAAGCCGTAATATCCTTTTTATTTTTCATAAAAAGTATTTTGGACCTGGCGATGGTCTTCACCTCCACAAATTTTATCTATTTTCGATTGATTAACGACATAAAATGTCGCCAACAAGGATCAATCGAACAAAGCTTTTTAACTTTTTAACTGAATTTACCTATTATTTAGCTTTCTGATAAATCCCCCCTACATAATATAATTTATAATGTTTAATTTTGCAAAAAATCTTTATATTTATTCTTAAACTTCTGAACTCTTCCTTCAGTGTCCAAAATTTGTGAACCCAATTCACCTTTATAGAATGGATGACATTCAGAACATACATCTAATCTAAAATTATCTATAGTTGAATACAGTGTATGTTCCGCACCACATGCACACTTAACAGTTATAAGTTTCATTTCTGGATGTATACCCGACTTCACTCCTAACACCTCTTTATTGTTAAATCTTTTCATTTAATTATATCATAGTTGATATAAATATGTCAAATATAGTCATTTTTTAGAATTTACCAAGCTTTTTAAGTTTTTGAGAAATTTCTCTAACTTTTTGAGCCTTTTCTTCGGCTGCTATTAATATACCGTTTTCACTTTCTACCACTATAATATTTGATAAACCTATGACACCAACGAACTTATCTGATTTGACAAAAACATTTTCACCATCTATAACTTCAACATTAAGATCTTTGTCACTGTACCCTGTTAATTCCCTTATTGATACCCAGTTTCCAACATCCGACCATATAAAGTTTGACTTGACCACAAAAACATTTTTCGATTTTTCCATAAGGGCATAATCTATACTTATTTTCTCAACCTTAGGCATAACTTTTTTTAAATGAGAAAAATCTTTTGGATCAACATTTATAAGTTCTTTATATATTTCTGGAGCATATAAATTTATTTCTTTCAAAAAAGTATTCTTTTTCCACACGAACATGCCGCTATTCCAAAAAAAATTTCCTTTTTCTAAAAAACTTTTAGCTGTTTCTAAATTAGGTTTTTCGTGAAATGAAACGACCTTATAAATATTAGATTCTATATTTTCGCCAGCTTCAATATAACCGAAACCAGTTTCAGGTCTTGTTGGATTAATTCCTATTGTAAATAAACCCTCATATTTTTCAGCGCCAACTATTGCGATATCTAAAGTTTCCCAAAAATCTTTTTTACTTGGTATGTAATGGTCTGCAGGAAGTATGATTAAAGTTTCATTATTTTCAGCTAACTTTGTGCCGAGCATACAAGCTGGAGCGGTATTTTTTGGAATTGGTTCTAATATGATATTATCTTTGGGAAGTTCCGGAAGTTCTTTTAATGTCAGATCAAAATAATTTTCTGATGTAATTACATATATATCGTTTATATTCATTTTATAAGTCAATCTCTCAAAGGTTTCCCTGATTAAACTTTTATCTGAAAAAAGTTTTAAAAATTGTTTTGGTTTTTCAGAACTTGATAAAGGCCAAAATCTCTCTCCCGAACCACCTGCAAGAATTATGGCTTTCATTTTTACCTCCATTTTCTTATAATTATTTACTTGCTGCAGAAATTATAAAATCTACATTTTATAAATGTTTTAAAACTTAGTTTTTTCAAAAAGACATCCACTATTCTAATTTTAAATAATTGTCTATTTTTTAATTTCTTCACCACCAAAATCAATGGTATGCTGCACCATAAAAGATTTTTAACTTAACACGTCTTTGGTCATCGCAATGAAATCCCTTTCTGAACTCACTATAAATCAAAATCTTATTTCTCAAAAATCTTTATTTATAAAGTATCTATCTTATAATTATAATATAGATCTTTTAAAATTTTAAAGCTTAAATTTCTGAGACTAATAGTATATTAATAGTATATTACATATTACTTCGCTATGTATTTAAAATATAATGCGGCTAATGGGGGTAAAGTTATTATAATTGATTGATCTCTTCCATGAAAGGGAATATCTTGTGAATAAACTTCTTTTGGGTTATCTACTCCACTACCATAATATTCAGTCCAATCTGTATTAAAAATTTCTTTGTATACTCCTTTTTTAGGTATCCCTATTCTGTAATTTTCTCGAGGTACTGGTGTGAAATTAAATACACAAATCATAATTTCTTCAGAATCTTTGGCTTTTCGTATGAACGATATAACACTATTATCATAATCATTAAAGTCTATCCATTCAAACCCTTCGTAGCTGTGATCTATTTCAAATAAAGATCTATGTTTTTTGTATAATTCATTTAGGTCTTTTACAAAAAGATTTATTTTATTGTGAGGTTCATATTCGAGTAAATGCCAATCAAGACTATGTAAACAATCCCATTCTTTTCTTTGAGCTATATCTCCACCCATAAATAATAGTTTTTTTCCGGGATGAGCATACATGTAAGAATAAAAAAGTCTTAAATTAGCAAACTTTTGCCAATCATCACCCGGCATTTTCTCTAAAAGAGACCTTTTTCCATGAACTACTTCATCGTGAGAAATAGAAAGTATAAAATTTTCTGAAAATGCATAAATCAAAGAAAAAGTGAGATCATTTTGATGATATTTTCTAAATATAGGATCTTTACTAAAATATCTTAAGGTATCATTCATCCAACCCATGTTCCATTTAAATGAAAAACCTAATCCCCCAGCATCCACAGGTTTTGTTATTCCTGGAAAAGCTGTTGATTCTTCTGCAATAGTTAATATTCCAGGAAAATATTCATATGTTACTGTATTTAATTGTTTTATAAAATCAATAGCTTCTAAATTTTCTCTACCTCCGTATTTATTTGGTACCCATTCTCCAGGGTTTCTACTGTAATCAAGATAAAGCATAGATGCTACTGCATCCACTCTTAAGCCATCAATATGGTATTTATCAAGCCAAAATAAGGCGTTGGAAAGCAAAAAGTTCTTTACTTCATGTCTTCCGTAGTTAAATATATATGTACCCCAATCTTTATGCTCGCCTAATCTTGGATCTAAATGTTCGTATAGAGCCGTACCATCATATCTTCCTAAAGCATGCGAATCTTTTGGAAAGTGGCCTGGTACCCAATCAATGAAAACTCCTATTCCATTTTGGTGCATAATATCAACGAAGTACATAAATTCTTCAGGTTTACCGAATCTACTTGTAGGAGCGAAATATCCTGTAACTTGGTATCCCCAAGAAATATCTAAAGGGTGTTCCGCCACAGGAAGTAACTCTATGTGTGTATAATGATGTTCTTTAAGGTATTTAGAAAGTTTATTCGCTAGTTCGATATAACTTAAGAATTCATTTTCATCTTTTCTCGCCCAAGAACCTAAGTGCACTTCATAGATTGACATCGGTTCTTCAAACCAATTTTTATTTTTTCTTTCTTCCATCCATTTTGAATCATTCCATTTGTATTTATTCTCAATATCGTAAACTATGGCAGCAGTTTTAGGTCTTACTTCAAAAAAGGTACCGTAAGGATCAGTTTTTAATAATAATTCACTTGATTGTGTCTTTATTTCAAATTTGTAAAGATCTCCTTGTACCACTCCTGGTATAAAAATTTCCCATATACCAGAAGAACCTAATACTCTCATTTGATGAACCCTTCCATCCCAATTATTAAAATTTCCCACTACGCTCACTCTTTTTGCATTGGGAGCCCACGTTGCGAATAAAACACCTTCTATTCCATTTACTTTCATCGGATGTGCGCCTAATTTTTCATAAATTTTATAATGATTTCCTTCATTGAAAAGATATCTATCAAATTCAGAAATTATAGGTAAAAAAGAGTAAGGATCTTTGTAAGTCCATTTGTGACCATCTTCTGCAATACATTCAAATTCATAGTCGAAAAATTCGCTCCCTTCCACTTGTTTTTCAAAGAGTCCCGCTTCATGTATTTTTTCTAATTTTATTTTTTTGTCTTTGGTTATCAATTGTACTTCTGACGCAAAAGGTTGAATTGTCCTTATTACCAAATGTGAATTATCAAGTTTTCTTAGTCCTAAATAAATGAAAGGATCATGGCAATCCCCATTTATCAACATTTCAACTTCTTGAGGATTTAAAATAGGCATGTTATCACTCTCCATTAGAATTTAATATAATAATATCTTTAAAAATTCTAAAACTTAAACGCACCGGGTTTAATATAAATTCAAACGCTTACTTTTAAAAATTATTCGTTTCTAAATTATCTGAATTTAACAATATACTTTCCATTTTCCTGAGAAATTTTCCCCATAATCTCTAATTGAGAAATAGTTGATAAAATTAAAGAAATATCTTCTTCTGGTAAATTGTCACATATCGTATCTAAATTATCCGTGCCTTCCTCAATTAATTTTAAAATCTTTTCTGCTAAACCGCTATTTTCACTTTCAACTAAAGAGGTATTTTCATATTCATTAATATTGAATATTTCCTGCAAATGTTTAAAAGAAAGCAAAGGAATGGCTCCTGAGTAAATCAAATAATTTGTGCCATAGGAGTTTGGGCGCGTAATATCTCCAGGAACAGCAATTACTTCTCTTCCATAGTCTAAGGCGTATCTGGCAGTTATTAAAGAACCACTTTTCTTTGCGGCTTCGACAATGATAGTTTTTTCAGATAAACCAGCTATTATTCTATTTCTATATGGAAAAGTATATTTAGCAGCTTTAGTTCCGGGAAAATATTCAGAAATTATTAGTCCTTCTTTTTTGATTTTGTGATACAACCATTCATTTGATTTAGGATATATTATATCAATGCCGTTGCCAAATATAGCTATTGTTTTTTTAGCATTTTGATGAGCTATTGCATCGATACCATATGCCATACCACTTACTATGGTGTAAGCATTTAGATTTTTTACAATTTCTTCACATATAGTTTTGCCGTAATTAGTGGGTTTCCTTGTTCCAACAATAGAAACAGTGTTACTTTTAAGAAGTGAAATATCTCCCATGAAGTAAAGTATAACAGGTGGATCACTTATATTTTTTAATAGTTCAGGATATTCATCATCCCAGTAACTTAATATCTTTAAATCCTTTACTTGGTTTAATTGTTTCACTAATTGTCTTTTTCTATCCTCAAAATCTTCCTTAAATAAAGTGGGCAAAGTACAAGTTTTAACTATTTCTATTATTTCTTTGTTAGATTTTTTGTATCCTTCTTTAAGAGCTATTATATCTAATACATTCAACTTTTAAGTCTCCTTTATTTGGTAAAATACTATCTTTAGAAATTTTAAGATCTCTGTCGGACCTATTTTAAATTCAGATGCTCATTTTCTGAAAATTATAATTTCTAAAGTCCCTGTTGCCTTTTCCAATCTGAGAAAAATATTGGAGCATGAATAACAAAATTTCTACCTCCATTTTTTCTAAAGATCACAGAAACAAGTTGGGCTTGTTTATCTTTGTTTCCGTATGCTATATATATATGCTGTGGTTTCAAGTTGTTTTTTTCTAAAAAAAATAAAAAATCTGACAAAACATATGGATGAATTACAAAACAGCCTAAAGCTTTGTTTTTTAAAAGAAATTTTGATGCATAGACGAAATCTCCTAAGATTTCTATGCTTTCTGCAGATCTTGCTTCTCTTCTATCTTTTTTTTCGCTTTTTAATCCTTCAAAATAGTGTGGAGGATTGGAAATCAAAAAATCGAAAGATTCTGCATGAAAATGGCGACTTACATCTCTTGCATCAATATTTATAAATTCTACATTTTCTATGTTATTTGATTCTTTATTAAATATAGAAAAATTATATAATTCCCGCTGTATTTCAATTCCAGTAATCTTGATATCTTCATATAATTTTGCAAGGACTAAGCTAACATGTCCTATACCGCTTCCTAACTCTACTATAGAACAATTTGGTTTAACAGGCACAGTTGCTATCAATAATACACTCGCGTGTGTGGGTAGATGTGAATTATTAGGGTATCTTAAATTTAAATTTCTGTAGATTTGATCTATCTTTCCTATTTTATCTTTGAAATTCATTTCATGCACCATATTTAAATTAATGAATTATTACTCTAGTTCATAGAAATATTTAAGTAGAGGTGAATCTGTTGGAATAAATAAAATACTGTCCTCAAAAGAATTTATATAGATATTAGTTATTCTCTGCAATTCAAAAAAATCTTCGTCTAAAGAATATGCTTGAGAATAAATAGCAGTGGAACTCGCTTCGGCTGTTCCTCTTATTATTTCGGCTTCTTTTTTAGCCTCTGAAATTATCATGCTTGCTTGTCTGTCAGCTTCTGACCGCATTTTTTGGGCTTCTCTTTCGCCCTCTGCTCGTATTTGTGAAGCAATAGAATATCTTTCAGCATTCATTCTCTCATAAACTGCCTGAGCATTTTCTTGTGGTAGATCAGTTCTTTTAACTCTAACATCAACAATTTCTATACCAAAACTTTCTAAAGAATTTTTACTGCGATTTTTTATTTCATCCAATATTTCCAATCTTTTTTTTGAAAGTATTTCCTCAAATGTATACTTCGCAATTACATCTCTAACGTGAGAATATACTATGTCATCTAACCTATTAAGAGCTACTTCAACAGTTCTTAAAGTTTCTATAAATTTTTGAGGATCCACTATTCTCCATATTGCATATGTGTCAGAAATTATAGTTTTTTTATCAGCTGTTATAACTCTTTCAGGTGCGATATCATAAATCATGTATCTCTTATCTAATTTAACAACATTATCAACAAAAGGAACCTTTAGGTAGATACCAGGGTCTGTCTTTACATTTTTTATTTGACCAAATCTTAAAACAACTGCTTGCTGAGTCTGATCCACAATGTAAAAAGAAGTTAATGAAAAAAATACACCCAAAAATATTATAATAATTATTATTGCCCATAAAGTAGTGTTTTTCATTTCATATCACCACCAATTAATTTGCTTAAATCAAGTAAATTTAAGCTATTTCCTTTTTCTGATAGAATTTTAATATTAGCATTCGAAATCATTTGTTCAACAGAATCAAGAATCATCCTTTTCCTTGTTATTTCTTCAGCGTTCTGATACTCATATAATATCGCTTTAAATCTTTCTGTTTCACCTGTTGCCTTAGCAACTTGCTCGTAAGCATAGGCTTGAGCTTCATTTAAAATTTTTTGAGCTTCTCCTTCGGCTTTTGGTATTATATTGTTTGTATATCTTCTAGCTTCATTTATAAATTTCTCTTGGTCTTGTCTTGCGTTATTTACATCATCAAATGCAGCCACTACCGGATTCGGTGGATTAACTGATTGAAGATAAACATTTTCAATTTGAATACCCGAATTGTAAGAATCAAGAATCTCTTGTATGATTTGGGCCGATTCCATGGCTATTCTATCTCTTTCAGTGGTTAAAACATCGTCCAAATTAGAAAGGGCAACCCTTTCTCTTAAGATACTTTCAGAAGTAACTTTAACTAAGTCGTGCCCTTGGATAACATTAAAAGCATAAGATATAGGATCGTTTATTCTATATTGAACTACAGCTTCTATACTAATAATGTTTTCATCACCTGTTATCATATTTGCTTCCTCATTCACTGTTCTATAACTTAGAGTTGGGCCAGTGCCAAAAGTTCTAAATCCAATTTCTATTTTATTTATAGTTCTTACATTAACTTTAACGTGAGATTGAAAAGGATAAGGAAGATGAACGTGTATGCCAGGCCCTGTAGTTGAAGTATAAGCACCAAAAGTTTTCACCAAAGCAACTTCTGAAGGTCCAACTTGATAAACACCAGTTAGGAAATATGCGCCTAAGGCTACAATAATTATGATAATTATAATACCTTTCCATCTATTGTTCCCATTTTTATTTTTTTCTCTGAATTCCTCGTTTGGATCAAAAATTTCATACTCAGCCATATTTTTTCCTCCCTTCAAATTTACAAAAACACGAAATTTTAATTAGTTAAAAATAATTATAACATAAAAGTTTCATTTATTGCTACTTAATTTACAAAAAATAATCTTTAACAAAAGATACAGAATTCGGCAATGAATGTTATAATATAAAAATAATCCACATAAAAGTCTGAGATAAAATATCAATTAAACCTCTTGTTTTAGAACGCAGAGACAAAACCATTGTATATAACATCTTTCTACAATTCAAAAATAGCAAAGAAATAATGTTTTTATTTTAAACGTGTAAGTATTTTAGCAAAAAGAATTTTTAGGAAATAAGTTTTTGAATTTAAAAGCGGGTCCAGGGCGGAGCCCTTCTTCCCTCTTTCGGTACAAGTAGCGAAAAAATTAAAGGAATTCATATTTTGTAAAGATTAGAATTGAGGATTAGATAGAGATTTTGGAAATGAGAAGTTTTTAAAAATAAGCTTTTGAATTTAAAAGCGGGTCCAGGGCGGAGCCCTTCTCCATTTCTTTTGGTAAAAATAACGAAAAAGTTAAAGGATTTCATATTTTGTAAAGATTAGAATTGAGGAAGTATTTTTGAAAAAACTAAGATTCAAAAAATTATAGAATCTGATTTTCGGAATTTTTAAAGTGAGTAAAAGTTTAGAATTTGGGAGGTATTTATGGAAGAAAAAATAAAATACAAAATACTTGTTACAGGCGGAGCAGGATTCATAGGTTCTAACCTTGTAGATAAACTGATAGAAATTGGTCATACTGTAGTTGTGGTAGATAATCTTTCAACAGGGAATGCAGATTTTTTATCACCGTTAGCTTTATTTTATCAACAGGATATTCGAGATTATAAGGTTTTAGATATGATTTTTGAATCACATAAATTTGATTATGTTTTTCATTTGGCGGCACAAATTTCTGTTCCTGATTCTGTTAAAAATCCTAATAAAGACGCAGAAATTAACATAATGGGCACTTTAAATTTATTGGAACTTTGTTTAAAGTATGGGGTCAAGAAACTTATTTTTTCTTCTACAGGTGGTGCAATATACGGGGATAATGCACCAATACCAACAAGTGAAGAATATTGCCCACATCCTATGAGTCCTTACGCTATTTCAAAATTGGCGAGTGAACATTATATAAGATTTTTTTCAGATCAATATTCATTGAACTATTCAATTTTGAGATATTCAAACGTTTATGGACCTAAGCAAACTCCTAAAGGGGAAGCAGGTGTAGTAGCTATTTTTACTGAAAAAATGTTAAACAATGAAGAAACATATATTTATGGAGATGGAGAGCAAGTTAGAGATTTTATACATGTATACGATGTTGTTGAAGCGAATATCTTATCTTTGCAGAAAGGTGATAAAGAAGTTATTAACATTTCTACAAATTCAAAAACCACAATAAATGAACTTTTTAATATTATGAAGAAAGAAACAGAATATAATAAATTTCCCATTTATAAACCCCAAAGAGCCGGAGATATAAATGTTAGTTTGCTTTCAAACGATAAGGCAAAAATAGTTTTAGGTTGGTATCCAAAGTTAAAACTTCAAGAAGGAGTGAAGAACACTATTGACTGGTACAGAACCTCTATATGAAAAAATCAGGCCTCAAAAGATAGAAGATATTTTAGGTAATGAAAAGTTAAAAGAAATACTAAAAACCTGGGTAAATAATAAAAGAATAAGATCTTTCGTTATTTGGGGAGAGCCAGGTAGTGGAAAGTCAACTATAATTAGAGCTTTATTAAATGACATTAAAGATTTATATGAAATTTATTCTATTTCTGGTGCTCTTGAAGGTAAGAAAAAGATAAAAAGTATTATAGAGAAAGAAAACAACCTTTTTTCGAAATCAAAACTACTGTTTGTGGATGAAATACATAGACTTAATAAGGCAGAACAAGATACTTTACTTTTAAGCGTTGAAACAGGTGAATTAACGCTGATAGGAGCGACAACCGAAAATCCTGCTATTAGCATTAACCCTGCATTACTATCCAGGATCTTAGTTTTCAAGACTAACGAACTTGCCGAAAAAGATTATGAAATTTTATTTGATAATATTGAAAAATATTATGGTGATTTAAGAATAGAAAAAGAAGCAAGAAAAGCACTCGTCGAATACGCTGGAAAAGATATAAGAAGAATAATGAATTTAATAGAAACTACTAAAGAAGCTGGAAATAATCAAATAACTCTTGAATTGTTGAAAGATTTCACAGGATATCGATTGAATTATGATATAAAAAGTAAGTATGGTTTCATTTCTGCTTATATAAAAAGTGTAAGAGGTAGTGATCCAGACGCCGCTATTTTATATCTTGCTTACATGTTAGAAAGCGGTGAAGATCCTATGTATATTGCAAGAAGAATGGTTATTTTATCTTCAGAAGATATTGGCTTAGCTGACCCTAACGCTATAAACATAGCAGTTTCTGCGATGGTGGCAACAGAACATATAGGATATCCTGAATGTTATTTGCCTTTATCTGAAGCAACACTTTATTTGTGTGCATGTCCAAAATCTAATTCGTCTTATTTAGCTTATGCTCAAGCTAAAGAATTTATAAGTCAAAATAATTTTGAAATACCTGCCAAATTAATAAATCCCTTAAATAAAACGATGCAAAAACAAGGATTCGGTTTAAATTATAAGTATCCTCACGATTATGGAGGATTTGTAAAAGAAAGTTATATGCCTGAAGGTTTTGAAAAACTACAGTTTTTTACTCCCAAAGATATTGGCGTTGAAAAAAGGATAAAAGAAAGATTAAAAGAACTATGGAAAGATCAAAAAAAATATTAAAAACGTGAAAATGAATTTTTTTTCATTTTTTAAAAATGAAAAAGGAACAATGAAATATTTTTCACCAAAAACAAATAATTGTTAATAAATATGAATAAAATTGTTTATTTAAACTTTTCTTGCTTGACAATTCGTGTTCACATATATTATAATTAATGGAGACATAATAAATAAAGGTTTTTTAGAAATAAAAAATAATAGGATTCGAACTTATAATCAGCTGATGAGGTGAATATATTGGATATACCAATACTTGATGTGAGAAATTTAAGTACTCATTTTCCTATAGCAGAAGGAACAGTAAAAGCTGTAAATCAAGTTTTTTTTACCTTAAATAAAAATGAATCACTGGGTATTGTTGGAGAAACGGGATCAGGTAAAAGTGTTACGATGAAGTCGGTTATGGGTTTAATAAAGAAACCTGGTTATGTTACGGAAGATAGTCAGATTTTGTTTTATACCGATGAGTTTAATAAAAAAGGTCAAAAAGAATATGTAGATCTTGCAAAGATAAAATCAAAAGATTTTACTAGAATAAGAGGAAAACATATAGGCATGGTTTTTCAAGATCCAATGTCTTCGTTGAATCCAATGTTTACAATAGCTGATCAAATGATAGAAACTATAGTATATCATCAGAACGTGTCAATTGATGAAGCAAGAGAGAGAGCTATAAAGCTTTTAGATGATGTAGGAATAGCTAATCCTGATGAAAGAATAGATAATTATCCTTTTCAGTTTTCAGGCGGGCAAAGGCAGAGGATAGTTATAGCTATAAGCCTTTCTTGTAATCCTGAAATTCTTATAGCTGATGAACCAACTACTGCTTTAGATGTTACCATTCAAGCTCAAATATTAGAATTGATGAAAGATTTGCAAAACGAATATGAAATGGGCTTAATATATATAACTCATGACTTATCTGTTATTGCTGAAATTGCAGATAAAGTTATGGTTATGTACGGTGGTACACAGATGGAAGTAGCAGACATTTATACATTATTTGAAAAACCTATGCATCCATATACTAATGCACTATTTTCATGTATTCCAAGGCATGATATAAAGAAAGAGGAGCTCAATCCTATAAAAGGTCAGCCTCCAGTGATGCTTGATCCACCTCCATTGTGCCCTTTTTTGCCAAGATGTCAAAATTCAATAGATAAATGTAAGAAAGAATGGCCGGATCTTGTTGAAATTGAAGAAGATCATTTTTTGAGATGTTTTAATCCTAATACAACATTTTCTAAAGATGGCTCAAAATTTTTAGATAGCAGCAAGGAGGCACTTTAATGCTTTTAAAAGTTCGAAATCTCAAAAAATATTTTCCTATAAAACAAGGGTTCTTGATAGATAGAACAGTAGGATATATAAAAGCAGTGGATGGAGTAAGCTTAGAGTTAGATGAAAATGAAACATATGGTTTAGTTGGAGAATCTGGTTGTGGAAAAACAACTGTAGGGAAAACTATTTTAAGATTAGAAGACCCGACAACAGGCAAAATATTCCTAAACGATGAAGAGACATCACATTATTTTCTGAGTAAAAGAGAAGGGATAAAATATTTACAAAGAGAATACATTGATAAAGCAGATGAATTTTTAGATAAATTTGGAAGTAAAGAAAAAGTTTTAGAAGAAGTAGAGGATGTTGAAAAAAAATATCTCAAATACTATTTCGATAATGGTAAGGAAAAGTTCTTTGAATACATGTATAGAGGCATTGATGATAAAAGAGCGCAATTTAGAAAAAGTGTTCAAATTGTTTTTCAAGATCCAACTTCTTCGTTAAATTCAAGAATGACCGTGGGTCAGATGTTGATGGAACCTTTGCTTTTTCATAGAATTGCTAAAAATAGGCTTCAAGCTAAAAATATTGTACTTGATATTTTACAAAAAGTAGGCTTAAAATCATATCATTCAGATAGATATCCACATCAATTTTCTGGTGGACAAAGGCAAAGAGTTGCAGTAGCAAGAGCTATAATTTTAAATCCTAAATTGATAATTTTAGACGAGCCAACTTCAGCACTTGATGTTTCAGTTCAAGCACAAATAATTAATTTACTCAAAGAGTTACAGAAAGAATTTAAAGTTGGATATCTTTTTATTTCTCACGATTTGGGATTAGTAAGGTTTATTTCGGATCATGTAGGGGT
Proteins encoded in this region:
- a CDS encoding tRNA1(Val) (adenine(37)-N6)-methyltransferase, which encodes MNFKDKIGKIDQIYRNLNLRYPNNSHLPTHASVLLIATVPVKPNCSIVELGSGIGHVSLVLAKLYEDIKITGIEIQRELYNFSIFNKESNNIENVEFINIDARDVSRHFHAESFDFLISNPPHYFEGLKSEKKDRREARSAESIEILGDFVYASKFLLKNKALGCFVIHPYVLSDFLFFLEKNNLKPQHIYIAYGNKDKQAQLVSVIFRKNGGRNFVIHAPIFFSDWKRQQGL
- a CDS encoding mannose-1-phosphate guanylyltransferase, producing MKAIILAGGSGERFWPLSSSEKPKQFLKLFSDKSLIRETFERLTYKMNINDIYVITSENYFDLTLKELPELPKDNIILEPIPKNTAPACMLGTKLAENNETLIILPADHYIPSKKDFWETLDIAIVGAEKYEGLFTIGINPTRPETGFGYIEAGENIESNIYKVVSFHEKPNLETAKSFLEKGNFFWNSGMFVWKKNTFLKEINLYAPEIYKELINVDPKDFSHLKKVMPKVEKISIDYALMEKSKNVFVVKSNFIWSDVGNWVSIRELTGYSDKDLNVEVIDGENVFVKSDKFVGVIGLSNIIVVESENGILIAAEEKAQKVREISQKLKKLGKF
- the rpmE gene encoding 50S ribosomal protein L31; translation: MKSGIHPEMKLITVKCACGAEHTLYSTIDNFRLDVCSECHPFYKGELGSQILDTEGRVQKFKNKYKDFLQN
- the glgB gene encoding 1,4-alpha-glucan branching protein GlgB is translated as MPILNPQEVEMLINGDCHDPFIYLGLRKLDNSHLVIRTIQPFASEVQLITKDKKIKLEKIHEAGLFEKQVEGSEFFDYEFECIAEDGHKWTYKDPYSFLPIISEFDRYLFNEGNHYKIYEKLGAHPMKVNGIEGVLFATWAPNAKRVSVVGNFNNWDGRVHQMRVLGSSGIWEIFIPGVVQGDLYKFEIKTQSSELLLKTDPYGTFFEVRPKTAAIVYDIENKYKWNDSKWMEERKNKNWFEEPMSIYEVHLGSWARKDENEFLSYIELANKLSKYLKEHHYTHIELLPVAEHPLDISWGYQVTGYFAPTSRFGKPEEFMYFVDIMHQNGIGVFIDWVPGHFPKDSHALGRYDGTALYEHLDPRLGEHKDWGTYIFNYGRHEVKNFLLSNALFWLDKYHIDGLRVDAVASMLYLDYSRNPGEWVPNKYGGRENLEAIDFIKQLNTVTYEYFPGILTIAEESTAFPGITKPVDAGGLGFSFKWNMGWMNDTLRYFSKDPIFRKYHQNDLTFSLIYAFSENFILSISHDEVVHGKRSLLEKMPGDDWQKFANLRLFYSYMYAHPGKKLLFMGGDIAQRKEWDCLHSLDWHLLEYEPHNKINLFVKDLNELYKKHRSLFEIDHSYEGFEWIDFNDYDNSVISFIRKAKDSEEIMICVFNFTPVPRENYRIGIPKKGVYKEIFNTDWTEYYGSGVDNPKEVYSQDIPFHGRDQSIIITLPPLAALYFKYIAK
- the dprA gene encoding DNA-processing protein DprA, encoding MNVLDIIALKEGYKKSNKEIIEIVKTCTLPTLFKEDFEDRKRQLVKQLNQVKDLKILSYWDDEYPELLKNISDPPVILYFMGDISLLKSNTVSIVGTRKPTNYGKTICEEIVKNLNAYTIVSGMAYGIDAIAHQNAKKTIAIFGNGIDIIYPKSNEWLYHKIKKEGLIISEYFPGTKAAKYTFPYRNRIIAGLSEKTIIVEAAKKSGSLITARYALDYGREVIAVPGDITRPNSYGTNYLIYSGAIPLLSFKHLQEIFNINEYENTSLVESENSGLAEKILKLIEEGTDNLDTICDNLPEEDISLILSTISQLEIMGKISQENGKYIVKFR
- the hflK gene encoding FtsH protease activity modulator HflK, with translation MAEYEIFDPNEEFREKNKNGNNRWKGIIIIIIIVALGAYFLTGVYQVGPSEVALVKTFGAYTSTTGPGIHVHLPYPFQSHVKVNVRTINKIEIGFRTFGTGPTLSYRTVNEEANMITGDENIISIEAVVQYRINDPISYAFNVIQGHDLVKVTSESILRERVALSNLDDVLTTERDRIAMESAQIIQEILDSYNSGIQIENVYLQSVNPPNPVVAAFDDVNNARQDQEKFINEARRYTNNIIPKAEGEAQKILNEAQAYAYEQVAKATGETERFKAILYEYQNAEEITRKRMILDSVEQMISNANIKILSEKGNSLNLLDLSKLIGGDMK
- a CDS encoding S1 RNA-binding domain-containing protein, whose protein sequence is MVNESISVGDFVKGKVVDIKKFGAYLELENKEEGFVHISKISKKYVKEISEFLEVGQEVEGKVIGKTKDGKYELSLKDISVEEQDSEIKSESFEKRLSQYLKDSDKKISEYRKHLDKKRNIRKR
- the hflC gene encoding protease modulator HflC, coding for MKNTTLWAIIIIIIFLGVFFSLTSFYIVDQTQQAVVLRFGQIKNVKTDPGIYLKVPFVDNVVKLDKRYMIYDIAPERVITADKKTIISDTYAIWRIVDPQKFIETLRTVEVALNRLDDIVYSHVRDVIAKYTFEEILSKKRLEILDEIKNRSKNSLESFGIEIVDVRVKRTDLPQENAQAVYERMNAERYSIASQIRAEGEREAQKMRSEADRQASMIISEAKKEAEIIRGTAEASSTAIYSQAYSLDEDFFELQRITNIYINSFEDSILFIPTDSPLLKYFYELE